TAATTAATAGAATCTTTGTAAGTTACATTATAATTTATTCAAGAAATGATTGATTGCATACatattaaatactaataataataataataataataataattacgtATATATATTACCTAGAAACTCGGAAATACATGATGACTCAACAGACTGAATGACttaaatcaaattttagaaaaagaaattattacgtcaattttatttttgaaaaaataataaaatttcatgcatAATATTAATAAGAGATTACCAACAAACTATTAAGAAAATTTCAATAAGGGCATCATTATTTTTCAGATGGcgaatattgaaaagaaatatgaaatgcatttatttatttgatgaaaatatagaattggattaaaaaaaaaattatagttagCATATTATGTTATTCTTGTAAcgtcaaaatcaaaattaatcacTAGTTTACTATTTTTGCGTTACAAGggttaactaattaactaacctaAGAATTTATGGTTCTTCTAAATgtcttttaagaaaataaatagaattttttatttatttttattggataTATAAgcaaaaatttattatctaaaaaatattattatataatgtaAACTAATACTGTAAAAGGTAGAGGTAAGGTGACGGTAGGGAGTGTAGGGTGGTGAAAATGAGGTACATATGTTGCCATGTTGGAGGGTCGAAAAGATATGGACAATATAAAATGTCATTTGTGGAATTTATTTATCTAGTTTCGTAAGAAATGAAGAAGTcgtgataaaaaaataaatcaagaaagcaCGACagattatattgaaaaaaaaaatggatagtAACTATGACAAAATGATAAGGTAATCGAAGTATGAGAAAAAAACAATCGAGAGTAACAGAAACTAAAAGTAAGAGTATATACTATTACTTATATGAAAGTAGAAACTACGCAAATACACAACTATCTACTAGCCTTCTattctaatttgtattttttgtaaCCTCTTGTTAAGGTCATACTATATCGGTAAGCTAAAGTTACGTCATGTATTGCATCTCCTCAATATTTTGTCGACCTGCTTCTACCTCACCTAAAACTCACCAAGGCTAATTTGTCACACCTCCGCCCTAAGGTATCCGTATGTTTCCTCTCTACATGTCTGAATTACCTTAATCTCACCTCCCTATCTTGTCCTCTAACATCTTATCCTCTACCGAGATCACTCTATCTTAACGTCCTTATTTTCGTAACTTTTAACTTCTGAACATATGGACATACGCAATTCCGCAAGTGAGGTATGAAAAGGCTAAAGCATATAACAACATATAATTTGCCAAGTACAAAGCAGCAAAGCTACTTCATTAAAATTCAACAGAAACATGTCTATGTTACAAGCTCTGATCAGTTCAATAATACCTCTGTTctattcaacaacaacaacagaacATATTACCAAATTTATTGTCTAAAAAGGAACAGAAATGTAGTTGTTCAACCATGTAAAAAGTTGACTCCGTTTAAGCTATGTTTGCTcaagactcttcaaaaatgatGACAGGTGCATGCATTGTCACGATATTTTTGGAGAGATTGAGCAACGTAGCTTTTAAGTCAACTTGTGAATGGTTTTCATATCAGCAGCTTCTTGGATGGTCCCCTTCTCAACATGATCCCACCATTTGAACAAGAAGTTGTCAACAACGAGTCTGAACCAAGGAGACAGCTTCAAACCTTCTTCACCAGCATCAGCTTTCCTCAAAAGCTCTTTTAGTTGCTCTTGGTTCACATATTTGATGTCAGCAACTTCGTCTGGGTTCGGGTGAACGTTGACATCACGAACGATGAACAGAAGGTAATCAACTGCAATAACAAAGAAGGAATCAGCTCGGAGTTATACCTATCTGCTCAATACACATTCATGCTTTTATGATATATGCAGTTAATTTAGTAACTACGACATTATAATTAGagataataatcaataaatagtCAGATAACCTATTTGGCCAAGCTTCCGAAATTTACGTAGTTTGAAAAGTATTTTTGCCCAAAGCAGACCAACTTTCTTAAATAAGCCCTTTTGGCTTACTAAAAGGTTGACAAATAGGTTAAATAAGCACAGCAAAATTAAAATACAGAAGATGTTTCATACGTTCATGTTCTCCCCACTTTCCATCAGATGGAGCCTTGTAAAGCATACGACCCAATGGTGTGAACTGGTCAACCGGGACATCTTCAGCAGGGATACCGAGTTCATCAAGCAGCTTCCTCTGTGCAGCGTTTCTTACACCTAATATTTGAAAGTACAAAACAGAATAAATAGAATTCGAATAAGAGAAGTCAGGACGGTAAAAGTTAAAGACTTTCAGCTTAAACAGAAAATATACCAAGAGCATTCTCCTCGATAAGCTCAGACTCTCGGTAGAGAGGATGGCTGCAGCATGTGTTTGTCCACACCAAAGGAAAGGTTACCTTTGTTGCAGATCGTTGCTACACACACAACACAAGATAACACATCAAGTTttttaatcttcaaaagcaacaAAGATGTGTCTCAACTACAGCTCATTTGACTACTTATTTTATACCTTGTCTAAATATCAAGATTCTAGTATTGAGACGATATCTTATGATGCCAAGAACTGACACAATAGTACACTACATAATCATTCAGCACAGGCGATCTATCTCTGCGACATACCTGAAGAAGAAGTTCATACTTTGAGTTGAAAAGAAACACACTGAAAGCTCTGTGCAGCAAATTCTCAGATTCGATCTTTTCCATCAAATGACCTGCACATCAATAGCAGGTAATTGAGCAAAAATAGGAGACATGAACAAATGATCATATAGACATGATCGACTGCTCTTAGAGATAAGTTTGGTTTACTCAAACTTTCACAGAATAAATGCAGCCTATAAAGTGATCTAAcatataaagttaaaattacaaaatttgtgAATTCTAGATTATCCACCGATAAACTCCCTTAATTGTGAGATAGCAATAACATTAAATTACACAGACCTTCAACGTCAAAATAAGATACAGCTACCTAGGGAAATACACAAGAAGATAACACAAACCGGGGAAATTCCAAAGACGGAACAAAAATCTAAACTTACAATTGTACTTGGACTCATGACCAACAACCTTGTCATTCACATCCACCAAAATACATCTGCAAGTGTGTTAAAGAAAAGAGCTTTAAACCAGGAGAAAGGTCATAAAGTTGCCAAAACTATAAAAATGCAGATCAAACACtgaaaacaacaacaaccaaGTTAAAAGAGAAATGAGGCAGCTTTCTTAGTGAAAGTTCCCCAAATATCGTCTTGTAACAACTAACATGAATTTAACGAATTTTTAATATCCTGTACATAAAATATCTTGAATTGAGAATTGATTAAAAAGTCGGAATTCTAAGAATATTTGTCCAGGACAACCAGAAAACAAATCTTCAACTACTCATACACTGATAAAGCTTGGTCTCACAAGAGACCACACCAGTAAAGTCATGgtcattttataatattagaAGCAAAATCTACACATTCAGAACTGATTTTCATGCAGAAAAACAACCCTccttaaattcatattttctcACTTTTATTCTTAATCTATCCCAAAAAGATTGTATCTTTCTATAATTAGAAAGTCAAACAGTGCTACATAAATTGGGACAGAAGGAGAACAACCATCAATCCAATGACAAATCAATGAATCAATTTCAAACTAGATGAACACTCTGTATCTGTCCTGTTTTTATTCAATCTCAAACTCATTCTAATACTTGCATTAACTAATAAATCTTATATCTACAAAGTTTCAAAGATTTGACCTAACGATCAATAAATCATATGCAAAAATAAGAATACTAGGGCACAAAAactatactccctccgttttaatctcactttcctttttagtccgtCAAACAAAAACAACGTCTACTTCCTTTGTTAACAACTCTTTAATTCCAATTCTCCACATAAAATGTTTAACACTTCACGATCAATACATTCTACATATCTTTTTCAGTTTAAGACCAAACAATTCAAAATTCTTCTCTAATTTCTTAAAACTCCGTGCAAAGTCATAACCAGAGAAACAAATCGAAATCAATGAACAGGTGATAGGTTCATCATTACTCAAACCCTACCAATCATCAAACGCGGTTCTGATTCAAATCTCAAGGCATTTACACTAGCTAATTCCTTTCAAATCTATCTCAGCTTTGGTGAACAGAGTTACCTGATACCTAAACACCACGATTACTAACCTGAGATTACTATGCGAATTCATAAACTTTAAATCATAGATCTACATCAATAAAGTGAGATTTGTAtacaataacaaattaaaaatacgaaaaaaaatagtaaaaaattgaaatgagaGATAGCGAACAAACTCATCGTCAAACATGAGACGGCGCTGTACAGCATCCATGTTTGCATCAGCAATAACATCAACCATTTTTGCAGAAAAATACAGCTCTGTAAACAAGGAAAAAATAGTGAGATTTgaagtgaagaagaaggaagaggaCTATTTATAGGTGAAAGAAAATTATAGAGGGGCTATGAGgacaaatttgaaaaattgattcTCATTTTTGTCACCTTttctatttctttattattattaaattttt
This DNA window, taken from Solanum lycopersicum chromosome 5, SLM_r2.1, encodes the following:
- the IDI2 gene encoding isopentenyl diphosphate isomerase 2; translation: MVDVIADANMDAVQRRLMFDDECILVDVNDKVVGHESKYNCHLMEKIESENLLHRAFSVFLFNSKYELLLQQRSATKVTFPLVWTNTCCSHPLYRESELIEENALGVRNAAQRKLLDELGIPAEDVPVDQFTPLGRMLYKAPSDGKWGEHELDYLLFIVRDVNVHPNPDEVADIKYVNQEQLKELLRKADAGEEGLKLSPWFRLVVDNFLFKWWDHVEKGTIQEAADMKTIHKLT